In Pseudomonas sp. Leaf58, one DNA window encodes the following:
- a CDS encoding YVTN family beta-propeller repeat protein produces MRRPPFHRALFYPSLLSGALALASSHALAATAWVSNEKDNSLSLIDLQTLEVTETLPVGQRPRGLLLSHDNKLLYICASDSDRVQVMDVATRKIIKELPSGKDPEQFALHPNDRWLYVSNEDDALVTVIDTQTDQVLGQIDVGIEPEGMAVSPDGKWAVNTSETTNMLHWIDTSSQTLADSTPVDQRPRFVEFSQDGTRLWASAEIGGTVTILDVASRQVLKTLNFQIKGVHPDKVQPVGIKLSADGKYAFVALGPANHVAVVDAKTYEVLDYLLVGRRVWQLAFTPDQSQLLATNGVSGDVSVIDVNNRKVLKSVKVGRYPWGVVVTP; encoded by the coding sequence ATGCGCCGCCCCCCATTCCACCGGGCCCTGTTTTACCCCAGCCTGCTGTCGGGTGCCCTGGCGCTTGCCAGCAGCCACGCCCTGGCGGCCACCGCCTGGGTCTCCAACGAGAAGGACAACAGCCTCAGCCTGATCGACCTGCAAACCCTGGAAGTCACCGAGACCCTGCCGGTAGGCCAGCGCCCGCGTGGCCTGCTGCTGTCCCACGACAACAAGCTGCTGTACATCTGCGCCAGCGATTCGGACCGGGTCCAGGTAATGGACGTGGCCACCCGCAAGATCATCAAGGAGCTGCCTTCCGGCAAGGACCCCGAGCAGTTCGCCTTGCACCCCAATGACCGCTGGCTGTACGTGTCCAACGAGGACGACGCGCTGGTGACGGTGATCGACACCCAGACCGACCAGGTGCTGGGGCAGATAGACGTGGGCATCGAGCCCGAAGGCATGGCGGTAAGCCCGGATGGCAAATGGGCGGTCAACACCAGCGAAACCACCAACATGCTGCACTGGATCGACACCAGCAGCCAAACCCTGGCAGACAGCACCCCAGTGGACCAGCGCCCGCGCTTCGTCGAGTTCAGCCAGGACGGCACGCGGCTGTGGGCCTCGGCAGAAATCGGCGGCACGGTGACCATCCTCGATGTGGCCAGCCGCCAGGTGTTGAAAACCCTGAACTTCCAGATCAAGGGCGTGCACCCGGATAAAGTCCAGCCGGTGGGCATCAAGCTCAGTGCCGATGGCAAATATGCCTTCGTCGCCCTGGGCCCGGCCAACCATGTGGCGGTAGTCGATGCCAAGACCTATGAGGTGCTCGACTACCTGCTGGTGGGGCGACGGGTGTGGCAGCTGGCGTTCACCCCCGACCAAAGCCAGTTGCTGGCCACCAACGGGGTCAGCGGCGACGTTTCGGTGATCGATGTGAACAACCGCAAAGTGCTCAAGTCGGTGAAAGTGGGCCGTTACCCCTGGGGCGTGGTGGTGACGCCATGA
- a CDS encoding ABC transporter substrate-binding protein — MRQPAHLALTCLLALAATLAAPLAPAAQGQAAQPLQVRIGYLGYRPDPGPLLSNIIPEPTDAGLQGAALAIVDSNSSGRFLKQEFHLADASVDSPEALLQAAKAQHAQGLRLFVVNAPAASLRALSAALPDSLLFNAGSPDDSLRSSQCLGNVLHSLPSRAMLADALVQFMVLRKWQRALLIVGQTEDDRAYAAALRRAAKRFGLQLVAEKTWTFDNDQRRSAQADMPLFTQTAEYDVVLVADERGDFGEYLPYQTWYPRPVAGTQGLTPTGWHKSVETFGAAQLQKRFEAQAGRWMNDRDFAAWMAVRSVASAVSKLRQAEPHALQQLLLSEQLPLDGFKGRKLSYRPWNGELRQPIPLVQPRALVSTSPQEGFLHPFNEMDSLGYDKPEVTCSYP; from the coding sequence ATGCGCCAGCCTGCCCACCTTGCCCTGACTTGCCTGCTGGCCTTGGCCGCGACGCTGGCTGCGCCCCTGGCGCCCGCCGCCCAGGGCCAGGCCGCGCAACCCTTGCAAGTGCGCATCGGCTACCTGGGCTATCGCCCCGACCCCGGCCCGCTCTTGTCCAACATCATCCCCGAGCCCACCGATGCCGGGCTGCAGGGCGCCGCGCTGGCCATTGTCGACAGCAACAGCAGCGGGCGCTTCCTGAAGCAGGAGTTCCACCTGGCCGACGCCAGCGTCGACAGCCCCGAAGCCCTGCTGCAAGCGGCCAAGGCCCAGCATGCCCAAGGCCTGCGGCTGTTCGTGGTGAATGCCCCCGCAGCCAGCTTGCGCGCGCTGTCTGCCGCCCTGCCCGACAGCCTGCTGTTCAACGCTGGCAGCCCGGACGACAGCCTGCGCAGCAGCCAGTGCCTAGGCAACGTGCTGCATAGCCTGCCCAGCCGCGCCATGCTGGCCGATGCCCTGGTGCAGTTCATGGTGCTGCGCAAATGGCAACGGGCCCTGCTGATCGTTGGCCAGACCGAGGACGACCGGGCCTACGCGGCAGCCCTGCGCCGTGCGGCGAAGCGCTTTGGCCTGCAACTGGTGGCGGAAAAAACCTGGACATTCGACAACGACCAGCGCCGCAGCGCCCAGGCTGACATGCCGCTGTTCACGCAAACCGCCGAGTACGACGTGGTGCTGGTAGCCGACGAACGCGGCGACTTCGGCGAGTACCTGCCCTACCAAACCTGGTACCCACGCCCGGTGGCCGGCACCCAGGGCCTAACGCCTACCGGCTGGCACAAGAGCGTGGAAACCTTCGGCGCAGCACAGTTGCAAAAGCGCTTCGAGGCCCAGGCCGGGCGCTGGATGAACGACCGCGACTTCGCCGCCTGGATGGCCGTGCGCAGCGTCGCCAGCGCGGTGAGCAAACTGCGCCAGGCCGAGCCCCACGCCCTGCAGCAGCTGCTGCTCAGCGAGCAATTGCCGCTGGACGGTTTCAAAGGCCGCAAGCTCAGCTACCGCCCATGGAACGGCGAACTGCGCCAACCGATCCCGCTGGTGCAGCCACGGGCCCTGGTCAGCACCTCGCCGCAGGAAGGTTTCCTGCACCCGTTCAACGAAATGGACAGCCTGGGCTACGACAAGCCCGAAGTGACCTGCAGCTACCCCTGA
- a CDS encoding ABC transporter ATP-binding protein encodes MNALEVSDVSFAYGQREALKQVSFSLAPGRFAALLGPNGAGKSTLIALLTRLYDLQQGDIRVCGYSLRNAPRPALRQLGVVFQQSTLDLDLSVEQNLRYHASLHGLSRRQGNARVDAELARQGLDERRREPVRALNIGHRRRVEIARALLHEPRVLLLDEASVGLDPASRLALNQHLRLLCREQRLSVLWTTHLLDEVQPSDDLLILHQGRLVASGTADALSLQHGGDLDHAFTRLTSVPSGANA; translated from the coding sequence ATGAACGCCCTCGAAGTCAGTGACGTGAGCTTTGCCTACGGCCAGCGTGAGGCGCTCAAACAGGTAAGTTTCAGCCTGGCGCCCGGGCGCTTCGCCGCCTTGCTGGGGCCCAACGGCGCTGGCAAGTCGACCTTGATCGCCCTGCTCACGCGGCTTTATGACTTGCAACAGGGCGACATCCGCGTGTGCGGCTACTCCCTGCGCAATGCCCCACGCCCGGCCTTGCGCCAGCTGGGCGTGGTGTTTCAGCAAAGCACCCTGGACCTGGACCTGAGCGTTGAGCAGAACCTGCGCTACCACGCCTCGCTGCATGGCCTGTCACGGCGCCAGGGCAATGCCCGGGTCGATGCCGAACTGGCCCGTCAGGGCCTCGATGAACGGCGACGCGAGCCGGTGCGGGCATTGAACATCGGCCATCGGCGCCGTGTGGAAATTGCCCGCGCACTGCTGCATGAACCGCGCGTGCTGTTGCTTGACGAAGCCAGCGTCGGCCTCGACCCGGCCAGCCGCCTGGCGCTTAACCAGCACCTGCGGCTGCTGTGCCGCGAGCAGCGCCTGAGCGTGTTGTGGACCACCCACCTGCTGGACGAAGTGCAGCCCAGCGATGACCTGCTGATCCTGCACCAAGGCCGCCTGGTGGCCAGCGGCACAGCCGATGCCCTGAGCCTGCAGCACGGCGGCGACCTCGACCATGCCTTTACCCGCCTGAC